One genomic segment of bacterium includes these proteins:
- a CDS encoding sugar phosphate nucleotidyltransferase translates to MKGIVLAGGLGTRLDPLTRVTNKHLLPVYDRPMIYYPLETLIAAGITEIMLVTGGQSAGGFLELLGNGHELGLEHLNYTYQKGHGGIAEALGLCEHFIGGDRMCVILGDNLLQHGIGDETRAYEAQPGGARILLKEVPDPMRFGVPVFDGKGKILRIEEKPKKPASPYAVIGVYFYDDLVWDIIRGLSPSGRNELEISDVNNAYLKRGLLEHGFVDGWWTDAGTFESLFRASDLVRREVGGEGRSP, encoded by the coding sequence GTGAAGGGCATCGTCCTGGCCGGCGGTCTCGGAACCCGCCTCGACCCCCTGACCCGGGTCACGAACAAGCACCTCCTCCCGGTCTACGACCGGCCGATGATCTACTACCCCCTGGAAACGCTCATCGCCGCCGGGATAACCGAGATAATGCTCGTGACCGGCGGCCAGAGCGCCGGCGGGTTCCTGGAGCTTCTGGGCAACGGCCACGAGCTCGGCCTCGAGCACCTCAACTACACCTACCAGAAGGGCCACGGCGGCATCGCCGAGGCGCTGGGGCTCTGCGAACACTTCATCGGCGGGGACAGGATGTGCGTGATTCTGGGGGACAACCTCCTCCAGCACGGCATCGGGGACGAGACGCGCGCCTACGAGGCGCAGCCCGGCGGGGCGAGGATTCTGTTGAAAGAGGTGCCCGATCCCATGCGTTTCGGTGTGCCGGTTTTCGACGGGAAGGGAAAAATTCTGCGCATCGAGGAGAAGCCGAAAAAGCCGGCCAGCCCCTACGCGGTCATAGGCGTCTACTTCTACGACGACCTCGTGTGGGACATCATCCGCGGCCTCTCCCCCAGCGGCCGGAACGAGCTGGAAATCTCCGACGTCAACAACGCCTACCTGAAACGCGGCCTGCTCGAGCACGGATTCGTGGACGGCTGGTGGACCGACGCCGGGACCTTCGAGTCCCTCTTCCGGGCCTCCGACCTCGTCCGCCGCGAAGTCGGGGGCGAAGGCAGGAGCCCATGA